Genomic DNA from Pectinophora gossypiella chromosome 20, ilPecGoss1.1, whole genome shotgun sequence:
CCATGATCGCGAGCGCGCGCGGGGTCAATAGCCTCGGTTACGAAAATTGATAAAACATCGAATAGATTAAAATGTTCCAACTGCAACATTGTTATAAGTGAAGTTTTggcttttattcaaaataaaattgatgttATGACGGAGGTTAGCCTTGCGCAGATTTGTGAAAGTGCCTTTAATGCGGAAGAAATAAGTGAAGCAAAATCGTTATTATTTGAATCTTTGAGCAAGAAGATGAAGAAGAGAATACGTCAAGGAAAGACCTTAAGGAATATTGCGGACATCATAtgcctatagaattccatttgctttgatcctgacacacttctcttgcttcttatacattcatcaatagcttcatacacgcacgccggttcagagtagatcgtactaaacgttctctaaggacatctccaatttggtcaatataagtCCTTCTACTACATCAACTTAAATTAAACACAcactcataatttatttttaataaaattttcttGTAATTACTTATGACTCTGCTTATTTATTCGGGATTATTTATTCGGGGCGTGACTTTACAaaagtatgtaagtagttaaatCCAGATTATCAAAGTATCTTTACACAAAGGAGAAAGTTAGTTAATACAAAGTGTACCTAAAGTTAAAATTCCGCATTTCGAAGAAATCTaatcaaatatcctttattgcacacaaacaaaacatcaaCTGAAAGTCTAACTTCTttatcgtgacttattgtaaattagcCGCAaacgacattaactacttggccgtagaCAAAGTCTTACCGGAGACTCGAAGATCTTCTGCAGGTACCGGGCGCCATCCTTGATGACGGTGAGGTCGTCAGGGTGGGTGAAATACTCGGGGAAGAAGAGCGGGGGGTTCAGCGGGTCCGTTGAGTTCAGAGTCAAGAACCCCACGCTGCGGGGGAGCAGCGCTGCAGCGTTGGCGCTGAAGCCACACATAAACAACCCTTGTTTTCACGTAATTCTTGCCgcaaattaactacttggcgtgacaaatggggagcgctgagggctctcacccggtataatatttaagacaacaggctcaGGGCGATGAACTTGCTTGTAACTATCTGTTCCAGAGAACATTTGAGAAAGaaatgaaacatatttttaactGGCGCCCGATATGGGGCGCGCTATGACTTACTAAAGTAGGCAGCAAATCTCATCCAGGCAAAATTTAAaaaggaaatgaaaataatagacATGATAGATAACAGGGATGTGCAGTTACAATCCAACAGAATACAGTTTGCAGCCAATAAATATGTGGTGATAGTCAATCTTTAGAAAGTTCAGAGGGTTAAAATACGCAatgttaaaaaattacaaataacaatattgctgttttagatgctTTGCTACAATggacctttttaaacccccattATGTTGGCAAGGACATCACCTCTTAGTCAGCGTAAGCAGCAAAACGTAACTAAGTTTTTTCTTTGCTGTAAGTCCAACAAAGAAGGAAACCGACATTATTATGTCATATATCGCGCCGTGCGTGGGTTATTGAAGTGCGagaaaatattgtattgtatcgtaCATGATAATACTTACGTAATGTTGCGATGTATATAGCAATCCCCTGCATCTAATGGTTCATCAATACGTCCGTTTTTGGAGCACTCTGCGTAGAAACCGTTGAAGAAGATCTGGATGTCCGGCTGCTTTCGCGTCTTGTCTGCTAAGCTCGAATATAGGATGCCGGTTAGCTGAAAccatattacaatatttatataattttacaaCAATTGTAAAAATAGACTTACAGACAAATAGGTTGTAGGTCTATTTTTGAATGAATTCATCATCCACaattggcgcccaacgtgggacACCCTATAGTTAACGTCAACGAAACTAGCGACACCCTATGATGGCCGTTTGGAtatattaaagtaagtacaGCAATTCAGTCAACATAGTTAATTCAGAAACTTGATTAACACAATAAAGCACAGCTATTTGCTCCTTTAACATAGTTATTAATAAACACGAAACTTGATGAACGGGACAATCGTCAAAAAGTCATAACGCGCCACTTATTAAGGTCCTACTAATTCCTGACTATGATTACACCAAACTTAAGCTCAATTCCTAAAGAGGTGGTGGTGGTACCAAAGAGCGTTCCGCATTTTTATGCATCCGTTCGCAAAAAGTATCCAATGCAGTGCGGTTTCAATCTCCCGCTTTCCGTATTGTAACGCCCTTAGTATAAATATGGACTCACCTGTGTAATGGAAGTAGAAGACATCGGTCCAGTTCGAGTGAGCATGTATTCCGTGAATACGGACCAATCGAGGACCTGTGTGTTGTCCAGCTTGTTGGCGATGAAGGAAAGGGTGATCCCGTAGTGGTTCCGCAGGTTCTTACCAACCGGCAAGTCTGCCACCACAGGGATCTTGAACTTGTCTAACTCTTCCTTCGGACCGATTCCTGACAGCAGCAGGATGTGTGGACTGTTGAGGGCTCCTGCGCTTAATATCACCTGAAATATATGGGTAACTTTCTTACGCATCAGAGAAGAAGTAGTAAGTGGTTAGTTAGCTACAGTTCGCCGGAGGCCCGAATCGCTCTATACGTACGACTGATGTGATTTACCCATTTTTGCTTAGGTACCTAATGCTTTATTCATTGCTGTGGAAATTGGTCATAACCttttaaaaaataggtaaatatctaACAACAAGATAATCAAGAGATAATCAGAGATAATCAAGTACaagtaaaataatttctaattcgtcCATAAATTAGAACAAGGCGACAGCGACTGTTGACTACGACtggagtattttttttaacatcagTTCTTGTCTTGTAGATTTGCATCGGATGGCATTCACCCTCAGCACTTGGCTTAAAGACTGCTTTTGTTTAACCTACCTCTTTTTTAGCTCGCACTGTCTGCGTCTTCCCATCTTTGTCAATGTACTGCACTCCATACGCGCGTTTATTTTTGTCGATGAGGACTTTGCTCACGTGAGCTTGTGTCTTCAGGCTCAAGTTGGGTCGCTCTGACTTCGGCTTTAGGTATGCTCGCGCTGTCGTGTAGCGTTGCCCGTCCCTGGATTGGTATAAAtgcatacattttaaaattaaagctGTAAAATACGGTATTTTCAATATATTACAAGATAAAAGGTATCGTATTTTATTATGATGGTTTCAGTTTATGTTGTGTACAGTACACTACACAGCAATATTTATCGCAAGAAATTACCACTATCATGCCCCATGTTGGGCGCCAGTACGCCACCTGTTGGGCGCCAGTACGCCCCATGTTGGGCGCcaatttttgtttataatcAACTATTAAGTCTCCTACTCattgtatttatataaaattagtcttattagatttttttcataaaagtaCACAATAAACATGTgtacacaaaaaacaaaaggGTACATAATCTTACACTAACAGACAATCACATCAGTCTAGTCTAATTTAACGATGAATTGAAAAATGTTGTGGCACTTCTCAATTattagtacaatacaatacaatacaatacaaatacactttattgcaccaaaataaaaagaaataattacaaaaagactcttaactaagtaaatggcaaatggcggccttatcgcttaaagcgatttcgtccagacaaccataaggtgaggaaaaatgtaaaaaaattgaaagatatTTACTTACTGAGTACTTGGATTTTGGATTTGGGTTTATTCACGCCTGTTCGCACGAGACGAATTCATAAGAAAACGTATCCAAATTGTGGCTGGCCTTACACAAATACTTACTGGTTCATAGTCTGTGCGATCATGAAGCCATCAGGAGTGGAAGGATCGTTCATGTCGCGTAGGATGGGGATACCAGTCTCGTTGATTGCGTCAAGAAGAGAGTAGAGAAAGGGTGGTTGGTATGAGAACTGCAATGGttaaacacaatacaatacaataactctttattgcacaaaaacacaaGGAAAGTAACAATCATTAATAGGACAAAAGAAGTACAAATGCCTTATTGCTAAAAAGCAATGTCTTCCAGGCAACCGTAAGGTGAAAGAAACTGTAAAAGTAataatcaggggggttaaaaaggccacatcgaagccattcatctataaaaccaataaaatggtcgagccaacaacGTTAGTGGGAGGAAACTGCGcttaagacaaattaataactcattggtgcaggtCCGGTACCCGGGTTCTAGACGGCGCTCTCCGTTTAAGAAGCAAATTGGTGAACCACAGAATCACAGTGActgtaaaaagtatttattttgcaTCATAAACTGCAAATGGAAAATATATTCTGGGGTACACTTGTTTGCATACAAGGTGTCAGcgacatcttaacgaaaactttgagggatgtacttgatattaactcagaataatggtctgaatcatccccctcagtactcgttacgatgtcactaacatcctgtatactcaTTGAAAGTtccaaaaataaaacagtagatATACCTGCTGAATAGGCAAGGGCCCGTCTTTGGAGTGGTATTCCTCGCTGACCAGCGTGCCGATCTGCTTGTTGCCCTCCGTCATGTCAAAGTACTTCTTGTTCTCCTCCCAGGACCAACCGGTGGCACCTGCTTTGACCCAATCCTCATAGTCGGCTGCGTGGCCTCGGTGATACATCAGACCGTTCAGGACGTTACAGCCCCctgtttcataataataatatttatttcatataaacctcttacagaagaggcaagatgattggacgcctaataagacacgacgaatttattaaaaacatcatagaaggaaagctaaaaggaaagagaggaaggggaagaccaagaagagcttacatggaacagattaaagaaaaggttaacgtcgtgtcttatagggaagtcaaggaattggcctttgataaactggaatggaaaatgctacaccgacaagaacgtggctcttaaattgatgatgatgaatcctcTTACAAAaggaagtacttaataaaatgatCCTGATGAAAAATGATGACAATGTTAGagaatttatacaatttattatttgtttattattttgtggAGGATGATAACCgcacacggaaatggcggtggattggtcatgtccttaggAGACCCATGGAACACCCGTTCCGAAGATCTCTGACcgggtgtgcgcgtggaaaacgcaaaagggggcggcgccggcggcccAAAGATACCTGGCGGCTAAGCTAAGGCACTACCTTGGAAAGGACCTTGAAAAGTTGTTCGTGCCTCTGCTGAGTGAGGTCCGTTTATTGAGGACGAACACCGCCACCATATTATGATCatatctacattgtttttattttttaaatgtcattttgtgtatgttttaaGTCTGATGTTTTTGTGTGTCacgttcttttttaataaaaataactttcttTCTAGGAGGTTTGGTTTTTTCGGCTAAGTAGtttaccatttgcggcaaatctacaataagttaataaaatataagagGCTTGGGAATCCCCATTAAGTAATAACTATATATATAACTACGGAAATAGTGTAACTAGGTACAgaaaaaaagaatcgatcgacctaatatcgactgatacatcactatgctaatgaatgtagcttacgtactttgacaaataaatgtaaaatgttatcttattaaaatataatcactatTTGTACCGAACTGGTCGTtctatttaataccaggcatatAAATAGAAGTTTCCATACCAACGACTTTCCCTCTAGGCCAATTGCAACCTTTCCCCTTCTGGTCGAGGCAGTAGTTCTCCGGAACAGTCCGATAGCGCCAGTCGAGATCCTCATTGCCCCAGAATGCACGGTAGAATGACGGTACTTTCGCTCCTATCGGTTCTTCTATACCAGCTTCTAAAAGTAACACCTGCAAAAATGAAAGgagtaaaaacataatttagtAGAGTAGGTATCAATAAACTATTGCATTTTGCGTCTTATTTCGGGATTTCTGATGAGATGGGAGCCCtgggtcgtgtattaggttcaagataggtaaattatgaaattctgattaactaaataaaaattatctaaaactaacgaaaaacatttttttttaatcaagtaaaacataataataagtctctagcttttttattattacttaatatgCAAATATTCTTCCCTTTTATAAGACTTTCAACACATTTAAACGAAGACTTTGCTAGTTCATTGGGAATCTTAACATGGGAGGTGAGGTGACACggttttatgtatttaatgGCAGAATTATTTGTGTAacaaataaaacgtttttaatttgaatactcACGCTAAAATTCCGGACTTCACTCAACCTCGAAGCTACAATCGACCCAGCAGGTCCGGCCCCGACGACTATGAAGTCATACTCCTCTTCCACCTCCTTCACGCTCTCGACCCTCTGGCATGGAGAGGCGATGTCGCAGCGGCCTTTGAGGAAGGCTTCTACCAACACCATGAAGAGTGCGAACCCGCTGCAGACTGGTGAGCCGACGATGGACGGGCCGCCGGGGTCGGTTAGTGGACAACCACACTCCTAAGCAAgggaacataatatttttataattgtttgtagtcactgtgatcctgtggttCACTAGCTTGCTTCTCAACCGGGGAGCACCGGTTCGCACTCcgctaccggacttgcaccaatgtgtTGTAAATTATCTAACAcagctggctcgaccattacagacggcgatacgactcaccaacGGTGGTCTACCAGAAAGCTCGCTGACGTGCGTGTACcaagttcatcttgtgatttaCCTCTGACCACCCCGTTGGGATatatataatcgtgagcttacgttgttgtaactctcgcctattttccactggggtaagcagagattggaattccatttgcttcgatcctgcttCCTCTACCAATCAATCtcttcatcaatcgtttcatatacgcacgccggttcaga
This window encodes:
- the LOC126376000 gene encoding glucose dehydrogenase [FAD, quinone]-like, which gives rise to MILAPQECGCPLTDPGGPSIVGSPVCSGFALFMVLVEAFLKGRCDIASPCQRVESVKEVEEEYDFIVVGAGPAGSIVASRLSEVRNFSVLLLEAGIEEPIGAKVPSFYRAFWGNEDLDWRYRTVPENYCLDQKGKGCNWPRGKVVGGCNVLNGLMYHRGHAADYEDWVKAGATGWSWEENKKYFDMTEGNKQIGTLVSEEYHSKDGPLPIQQFSYQPPFLYSLLDAINETGIPILRDMNDPSTPDGFMIAQTMNQDGQRYTTARAYLKPKSERPNLSLKTQAHVSKVLIDKNKRAYGVQYIDKDGKTQTVRAKKEVILSAGALNSPHILLLSGIGPKEELDKFKIPVVADLPVGKNLRNHYGITLSFIANKLDNTQVLDWSVFTEYMLTRTGPMSSTSITQLTGILYSSLADKTRKQPDIQIFFNGFYAECSKNGRIDEPLDAGDCYIHRNITANAAALLPRSVGFLTLNSTDPLNPPLFFPEYFTHPDDLTVIKDGARYLQKIFESPTMKDKFGVELDPEFLSPCNNTGEVWSDPWLECMARTYTDPQNHQLGTTAIGAVVDTQLRVYNVTGLRVIDAGSMPTQPTGNPQAAIMVVAERGAVLLKEEWA